The proteins below are encoded in one region of Halorhodospira halochloris:
- the nuoF gene encoding NADH-quinone oxidoreductase subunit NuoF: MVNQVCFTTLGYEQPWSLENYRKVGGYQALEKVLKGKMPAAEVIDQVKQSGLRGRGGAGFPPGIKWGFMPRESQVQKYLVCNSDESEPGTCKDRDILRFNPHAVVEGMVIAGYAMGASIGYNYMRGEFHHEPFERMEKAVAEARQAGYLGDNILESGFSFQLYNHYGAGAYICGEESALMESLEGKKGQPRYKPPFPAQYGVYGKPTTINNTETLASVPAVIRNGAEWFLNLGKPNNGGEKIFCVSGHVEKPGNFEIPMGTPFRELLDMAGGVRGGRRLKAVIPGGSSTPVVPGEAMLATNMDYDSLQHAGSMLGSGAVIVMDETTDMVRALARIARFYYAESCGQCTPCREGTGWLYRTLMRIVEGNGRFEDLDKLDAVAEQIAGHTICAFGDAAAMPVQSFLKHFRNEFEHYIMHGRSVVEAAA; the protein is encoded by the coding sequence ATGGTCAATCAAGTGTGCTTCACTACCCTCGGCTACGAGCAGCCCTGGAGCCTGGAGAACTACCGTAAGGTCGGCGGTTATCAGGCCTTGGAGAAGGTGCTCAAAGGTAAGATGCCAGCAGCTGAGGTCATCGACCAAGTAAAGCAGAGTGGTTTGCGAGGGCGCGGCGGTGCAGGATTCCCCCCGGGGATAAAGTGGGGCTTCATGCCTCGTGAGAGCCAAGTACAAAAGTATTTGGTTTGTAATTCGGATGAATCCGAGCCGGGCACTTGCAAGGATCGCGATATTTTGCGCTTCAACCCACACGCGGTCGTCGAAGGCATGGTCATCGCCGGCTACGCCATGGGGGCGAGCATCGGTTATAACTATATGCGCGGTGAATTCCATCATGAGCCTTTTGAGCGCATGGAAAAGGCCGTTGCCGAAGCGCGCCAGGCCGGTTATCTAGGCGATAACATCCTTGAATCCGGGTTCAGCTTTCAGCTTTATAACCACTATGGTGCCGGTGCGTACATCTGCGGTGAAGAATCGGCACTAATGGAGTCCCTTGAGGGTAAGAAAGGCCAGCCGCGCTATAAGCCGCCATTCCCCGCGCAGTACGGGGTGTATGGCAAGCCAACTACCATAAATAACACCGAGACCCTAGCCTCGGTGCCCGCGGTTATCCGCAATGGCGCAGAGTGGTTTCTCAATCTTGGTAAGCCCAACAATGGTGGCGAGAAGATATTTTGCGTCTCGGGGCATGTTGAAAAACCCGGCAACTTTGAAATCCCCATGGGCACCCCGTTCCGGGAGCTTTTGGATATGGCTGGCGGGGTACGCGGTGGTCGTCGGTTAAAGGCGGTGATCCCGGGAGGCAGTTCGACACCGGTAGTGCCCGGAGAGGCCATGCTAGCAACCAACATGGACTACGATAGCCTCCAGCACGCCGGTTCAATGCTCGGCTCAGGTGCGGTCATAGTCATGGATGAGACTACTGATATGGTCAGGGCTTTGGCCAGGATTGCGCGTTTCTACTACGCCGAATCATGTGGTCAGTGTACGCCTTGCCGCGAGGGGACTGGCTGGCTCTATCGCACTCTGATGCGCATTGTCGAGGGCAATGGGCGCTTTGAGGACTTGGATAAGCTCGATGCGGTCGCCGAGCAGATTGCCGGTCATACCATTTGTGCATTCGGAGATGCTGCAGCCATGCCGGTACAGAGCTTCCTAAAGCATTTTCGCAATGAGTTTGAGCACTACATCATGCATGGAAGGTCGGTTGTGGAGGCTGCAGCATGA
- the nuoE gene encoding NADH-quinone oxidoreductase subunit NuoE, translating into MSQETEQVELLSADQRQRIDKWLAQYPSDSSGRKSAIIPALHIMQDDNGGYLERNHVEAVADYIGMPRVEAFEVATFYSMFHLDRPTGRHKVNICTNISCWLNGADDLVAYAEQRLGIRQGETTADGRITLVREEECLAGCVGAPMMVVDGHYYTHLTRERIDEILDGLS; encoded by the coding sequence GTGAGTCAGGAGACAGAGCAGGTTGAGCTGCTGAGTGCCGATCAGCGCCAGCGCATCGATAAGTGGTTAGCTCAGTATCCAAGTGATAGTAGTGGGCGAAAATCAGCGATAATCCCTGCTTTGCACATAATGCAGGATGATAATGGCGGCTATCTGGAGCGTAACCACGTTGAGGCAGTAGCTGATTATATCGGTATGCCGCGGGTAGAGGCCTTCGAGGTTGCTACCTTCTACTCTATGTTCCATCTTGACCGGCCGACCGGTAGGCACAAGGTCAATATCTGTACCAATATCTCCTGCTGGCTCAATGGCGCCGATGATTTGGTGGCCTACGCCGAGCAGCGCTTAGGGATTCGACAGGGTGAGACGACAGCAGATGGTAGGATCACCCTGGTGCGTGAGGAGGAGTGCCTAGCCGGCTGTGTTGGAGCGCCGATGATGGTCGTCGATGGTCACTATTACACCCATCTTACCCGTGAGCGGATCGACGAGATCCTCGACGGGTTGAGCTAA
- a CDS encoding NADH-quinone oxidoreductase subunit J, whose translation MEQIIFYIFAGVLLFAATMVISVRNPVHAALFLVLAFFNAAIIWVLSGAEFLGLALIVVYVGAVMVLFMFVLMMLDINTAVMREGFARYLPVGLLVAVLMFVQLVVVILSEQVDLVGGFIPEPSADVNNIRAIGEVLYTVYVYPFEIAAVILLVAIVAAISLTMRRRPDTARQDVPKQLSARKEQRLRLVQMGRKDRRRSSE comes from the coding sequence ATGGAACAGATAATTTTCTACATCTTTGCCGGCGTGTTGCTGTTCGCGGCAACGATGGTCATTAGTGTCCGTAACCCAGTGCACGCCGCCTTATTTCTGGTCTTGGCCTTTTTTAATGCGGCGATTATTTGGGTGCTCTCCGGCGCCGAGTTTCTCGGCCTTGCCTTGATAGTGGTCTATGTCGGAGCAGTGATGGTGCTGTTTATGTTCGTGCTGATGATGCTCGACATAAATACCGCCGTAATGCGCGAGGGCTTTGCTAGATACTTGCCGGTAGGGCTGCTAGTGGCCGTGTTAATGTTCGTGCAACTGGTTGTGGTGATCCTCTCAGAGCAGGTTGACCTGGTCGGTGGCTTTATTCCCGAGCCATCGGCCGATGTCAACAACATCCGCGCCATAGGCGAGGTGCTCTACACGGTCTACGTCTATCCATTCGAGATAGCTGCGGTGATTCTCCTCGTTGCGATAGTCGCTGCCATCTCATTGACCATGCGCCGCCGGCCGGATACTGCTCGTCAGGATGTGCCTAAGCAGCTCTCGGCGCGCAAAGAGCAGCGCCTGCGCTTAGTACAAATGGGGCGCAAAGACCGGAGGCGCTCGTCAGAATGA
- the nuoL gene encoding NADH-quinone oxidoreductase subunit L has translation MEPILLAIVLLPLVASIIAGIGGPWIGRSGAHWVTISAVGIATLLSFWVLAGLVRGSLEPVDFTIYTWAAVGDLSFEIGFLVDRLTAVMMATVTFVALMVHIYTIGYMHDDPGYQRFFSYISLFTFAMLMLVMANNLLQLFFAWEAVGLVSYLLIGFWYTRESAIFANLKAFLVNRVGDLGLLLGIAVLAGAYGTLHYGELFAAIEQSAELTLNVFGAAEWSLITVACVLIFIGCMGKSAQVPLHVWLPDSMEGPTPISALIHAATMVTAGIFLVARLSPVFELSSVALTVVLVVGALTAFFMGLIGLVQNDIKRVVAYSTLSQLGYMTAALGVSAYAAGVYHLFTHAFFKALLFLAAGSVIVALHHEQDMRKMGGLAKYMPITYVTMLIGTLALVGFPGFSGFFSKEAVIAAVGYSAGGWAVFAYWLLVLGVFVTALYSFRLLFMVFHGEERVDAHAREHLHESPRVVTWPLILLAVPSIFIGLFTFAPMVVGDFFKVDGSIQVLATEHGLARLAEGYTGIMGFIAHAFATPVPYLALGGFLVAWLLYLKRPEWRARVTAPLLPVQRLLEHKYGFDWLYIQGFAGGGRAVARLLSTVGERWIIDGALVNGSARLVGRLAAGVRQAQTGYLYHYAFVMVIGVLLLITLFVVRTLLV, from the coding sequence ATGGAACCGATTCTGTTAGCCATAGTCCTGCTGCCGCTTGTTGCCTCAATTATTGCCGGCATCGGTGGACCTTGGATAGGCCGTTCCGGGGCACATTGGGTAACCATCAGCGCAGTGGGGATCGCTACGCTGCTCTCTTTTTGGGTCCTAGCCGGCTTGGTGCGCGGTAGCCTCGAGCCGGTAGATTTCACTATCTATACCTGGGCGGCAGTCGGTGATCTTAGCTTCGAGATAGGGTTTCTCGTCGATCGTCTCACGGCGGTGATGATGGCCACGGTGACATTCGTGGCCTTGATGGTGCATATCTACACCATCGGATACATGCACGACGATCCCGGTTATCAGCGCTTTTTCAGCTATATCTCGCTGTTCACCTTCGCCATGCTGATGCTGGTTATGGCGAATAACCTGCTGCAGCTGTTTTTCGCTTGGGAAGCGGTAGGGCTGGTCTCCTATCTGCTGATCGGCTTCTGGTATACGCGCGAGAGCGCGATATTTGCCAATCTTAAGGCCTTTCTGGTCAACCGGGTAGGGGATCTGGGTCTACTGCTCGGCATCGCCGTCCTCGCTGGCGCCTACGGCACACTGCATTACGGCGAGCTATTTGCGGCTATCGAGCAGAGCGCCGAGCTGACCTTGAACGTATTCGGTGCCGCTGAGTGGAGCCTGATAACTGTTGCCTGTGTACTCATATTCATTGGCTGTATGGGCAAGTCTGCTCAGGTGCCGCTCCACGTCTGGCTACCCGACTCCATGGAGGGTCCGACGCCGATCTCGGCGCTGATCCACGCGGCGACCATGGTTACTGCCGGCATCTTCCTAGTAGCGCGGCTTTCGCCGGTCTTTGAGTTGTCAAGCGTAGCGCTTACTGTGGTGTTAGTAGTGGGGGCTTTGACAGCCTTCTTTATGGGCCTTATTGGCTTGGTGCAGAATGACATCAAGCGCGTAGTTGCCTACTCAACACTCTCACAGCTTGGCTACATGACCGCCGCCCTTGGCGTCTCCGCCTACGCCGCCGGTGTCTATCACCTGTTTACTCACGCCTTTTTCAAGGCGCTGTTGTTCCTCGCCGCCGGATCGGTGATTGTTGCGCTGCACCATGAGCAGGATATGCGCAAGATGGGCGGACTGGCTAAGTACATGCCGATCACCTACGTCACCATGCTGATCGGTACCTTGGCCTTGGTTGGATTCCCTGGCTTTTCCGGGTTCTTCTCTAAAGAGGCCGTGATCGCCGCGGTTGGCTATAGTGCCGGCGGTTGGGCGGTATTCGCTTATTGGCTGCTGGTGCTGGGGGTCTTCGTAACCGCCTTGTATAGCTTTAGGCTGCTGTTCATGGTCTTTCATGGCGAGGAGCGCGTTGATGCCCATGCCCGCGAGCACTTGCATGAAAGTCCGCGGGTGGTCACCTGGCCGTTAATCCTGTTGGCAGTACCGTCGATATTTATCGGGCTGTTCACCTTTGCGCCGATGGTGGTGGGTGATTTCTTCAAGGTTGATGGCTCGATCCAGGTGCTGGCTACAGAGCATGGCTTGGCCAGGCTGGCCGAGGGCTATACCGGTATCATGGGCTTTATCGCTCACGCCTTTGCTACTCCGGTGCCTTATTTGGCGTTAGGCGGTTTCCTGGTGGCCTGGTTGCTATATCTCAAGAGGCCGGAATGGCGGGCGCGGGTTACTGCTCCGCTGTTGCCTGTTCAGCGTCTGCTTGAGCATAAGTACGGTTTCGATTGGCTTTACATCCAGGGCTTTGCCGGTGGTGGCAGGGCAGTGGCACGCCTTTTATCGACGGTTGGCGAGCGGTGGATTATTGATGGCGCGTTGGTTAATGGCTCGGCGCGTTTGGTTGGTCGCCTGGCCGCAGGTGTTCGTCAAGCGCAGACCGGTTATCTGTACCACTACGCTTTTGTCATGGTCATCGGCGTCCTGCTGCTGATCACACTTTTTGTAGTGCGCACGTTGCTCGTCTAA
- the nuoH gene encoding NADH-quinone oxidoreductase subunit NuoH, protein MFETLLWHSAKIWAILIPLFIAVAYYTYVERRVIGYMQDRRGPNRVGYAGLLQPIADALKLLFKEITVPSNANRVLFLIAPTMAIMPALAAWAVVPFGEGMAVAAINAGALYILAMTSLGIYGLLLAGWASNSKYALLGTLRASAQVVSYEIALGFALVGVLMAAGTMNMGGIVEAQAGPFWEWFWLPLLPLFIVYWISGVAETNRSPFDIAEGESEIVAGFHVEYSGMAFAIFFLAEYANMLLISILAATFFLGGWYSPFEGLPVLGPAFDWVPGTVWVLLKTAFFAFCYLWFRATFPRYRYDQLMRLGWKVLIPVTVVWLVVLAGLIYVGVGPWFDGVST, encoded by the coding sequence ATGTTCGAGACACTTTTGTGGCATTCCGCCAAGATCTGGGCCATATTGATACCGCTGTTCATAGCTGTGGCTTATTACACCTATGTTGAGCGGCGTGTTATAGGCTATATGCAGGATCGGCGTGGCCCTAACCGGGTGGGATATGCGGGGCTACTCCAACCCATTGCTGATGCCCTGAAGCTCCTGTTCAAGGAGATCACGGTTCCGAGCAACGCCAACCGCGTACTGTTTTTGATTGCGCCGACCATGGCCATCATGCCTGCCCTGGCAGCCTGGGCGGTGGTGCCTTTCGGCGAGGGGATGGCGGTAGCCGCTATCAATGCCGGGGCTCTCTACATCCTGGCAATGACCTCATTGGGTATATACGGCCTGCTGCTTGCCGGGTGGGCTTCCAACTCTAAATACGCCCTGCTGGGCACTTTACGGGCCTCGGCGCAGGTCGTCTCTTACGAGATAGCCCTCGGATTCGCCTTAGTCGGTGTTTTAATGGCTGCCGGAACTATGAATATGGGCGGTATCGTTGAGGCTCAAGCCGGGCCGTTCTGGGAGTGGTTCTGGCTGCCTCTGCTCCCCCTGTTTATCGTCTATTGGATCTCCGGTGTAGCAGAGACGAACCGGTCACCGTTCGATATAGCCGAGGGTGAGTCGGAGATTGTCGCCGGCTTCCACGTCGAGTACTCAGGTATGGCCTTTGCCATATTCTTTTTGGCCGAATACGCCAATATGCTGCTTATCTCGATCCTGGCGGCGACCTTCTTCCTCGGTGGTTGGTATTCACCTTTTGAGGGGTTGCCGGTACTGGGGCCGGCCTTCGACTGGGTGCCGGGGACGGTATGGGTACTGCTTAAGACAGCTTTCTTTGCCTTCTGCTATCTGTGGTTCCGCGCTACCTTCCCGCGCTATCGTTATGATCAGTTGATGCGCCTGGGCTGGAAGGTTTTGATCCCAGTGACAGTGGTATGGCTGGTGGTGCTTGCCGGCCTTATCTATGTCGGCGTCGGCCCCTGGTTTGATGGAGTGAGCACATGA
- a CDS encoding NADH-quinone oxidoreductase subunit D has translation MTEFQSYTINFGPQHPAAHGVLRLVLEMDGEVVKRADPHIGLLHRATEKLAETKPYNQSIGYMDRLDYVSMLCSEHGYVRAIEKLLDIEPPRRAQYIRVMLDEVTRILNHLMWLGSHGLDVGAMSAFLYAFREREDLMDVYEAVSGTRMHATYYRPGGVNRDLPDQMPRYEASPYRSDKELREMNRAREGSLLDFLDDFTERFPHCVDEYETLLTDNRIWKQRLVDVCPISAERALSLGFTGAMLRGSGVEWDLRKTQPYAVYDELDFDIPVGTNGDSYDRYLVRVEEMRQSNRIIKQCVDWLRDNPGPVRIDDPKVVPPSRERMKDDMEGLIHHFKHYSEGYCPPPGEVYAAVEAPKGEFATYIISDGANKPYRLKIRPPCYYHLAGMDEMIRGYMLADVVTLIGSLDVVFGEVDR, from the coding sequence ATGACTGAGTTTCAGAGCTACACAATCAACTTCGGACCGCAGCACCCGGCGGCGCACGGTGTGCTGCGCCTAGTGCTGGAGATGGATGGCGAGGTAGTCAAGCGCGCCGACCCCCATATAGGCTTGTTGCACCGGGCGACTGAGAAGCTTGCCGAGACCAAACCGTATAATCAGTCGATCGGTTATATGGATCGGCTTGATTACGTCTCCATGCTTTGCAGCGAGCACGGCTATGTGCGTGCCATTGAGAAGCTGCTCGACATCGAGCCACCGCGTCGAGCTCAGTACATTAGGGTAATGCTTGATGAGGTCACCCGTATCCTCAACCACTTGATGTGGTTGGGCAGCCACGGGCTAGATGTCGGCGCGATGAGCGCATTTCTCTATGCGTTCCGCGAGCGCGAAGATCTGATGGACGTTTACGAAGCCGTCTCCGGGACGCGCATGCATGCCACCTATTATCGCCCAGGAGGCGTCAATCGCGATCTGCCCGATCAGATGCCGCGTTATGAGGCTTCACCATATCGTAGCGATAAAGAGCTACGTGAGATGAACCGAGCTCGAGAAGGCTCGTTGCTCGATTTTCTTGATGACTTCACTGAGCGCTTCCCCCATTGTGTTGATGAGTATGAGACGCTGCTGACCGATAACCGGATCTGGAAGCAGCGCCTAGTAGATGTCTGTCCTATCTCGGCAGAGCGGGCACTGTCCCTAGGCTTTACTGGGGCTATGCTGCGTGGCTCAGGGGTGGAGTGGGATCTGCGTAAAACGCAGCCTTATGCCGTCTATGACGAGCTTGATTTTGATATCCCGGTAGGAACTAATGGCGATAGCTACGACCGTTATTTGGTCCGAGTTGAGGAGATGCGCCAATCGAATCGGATTATCAAACAGTGTGTTGATTGGCTGCGTGATAACCCCGGGCCGGTTCGTATTGATGACCCGAAGGTTGTGCCTCCCTCGCGTGAGCGGATGAAAGATGACATGGAGGGGCTGATCCATCACTTCAAGCATTACAGTGAGGGGTACTGCCCGCCACCGGGAGAGGTCTACGCTGCGGTTGAGGCGCCTAAGGGTGAATTCGCTACATATATTATCTCGGATGGGGCCAATAAGCCTTACCGACTCAAGATAAGGCCGCCTTGTTATTACCACCTAGCGGGGATGGATGAAATGATACGTGGCTATATGTTGGCAGATGTGGTTACTTTGATCGGCTCGCTTGATGTGGTCTTCGGGGAGGTGGATAGGTGA
- the nuoG gene encoding NADH-quinone oxidoreductase subunit NuoG, whose translation MSSSAESVDTVTIEIDGRSVEARKGEQLIEAADRVGIHVPRFCYHRHLSVVASCRMCLVEVERAPKLMPACATPVADGMKVTTQSQRVFNAQRGVMEFLLINHPLDCPICDQGGECELQDQSVGYGSGLSRFNEGKRVVADEDLGPLVATEMTRCIHCTRCIRFLDEIAGEPDLGGMNRGEKLQISTYTGKHLQSELSANIVDLCPVGALTNKPFRFRARPWELLSFPAVSPHDGVGSQLQLHTFQGRVVRAVPRVCDTINENWISDRDRFGIEGLNSPQRLANPQVKRDGRWQEIDWGEAVNIAAARLREVIDNHGPESIGGLIAPSATLEELYLGGQLLHQIGSANVDHRLREVDVRDQDSAPVYPYLGQSIADLQDSAAILLIGSYPRHEQPLINHRLRKAAQAGGDVMAINPRGFDWNFDLARELAVAPDKLLAELAGVAQALAEKRQQKLPQHLGAEIGQIKVTDAARDIAQRLLDGQQSSVLLGNLAMSHPQAATLRALGSLIGEWSRSRFGVLAEAANSVGGWLAGALPHRRVGGASSARQGLAANQMLRAGLRAYLLFNVEPDNDLWDPAAGRAALEQADHVVAITTFADERLREVADLLLPAAAFGETAGTYVNNEGAWQSIRGVAKPYAQARPGWRIWRALGTVLELDGFDYEDIAQVHAEIAGKCRDITPAAQYPVDALQASKQATSSDTKQDHKRNEKNKSKQTNCLALGGDVPIYSGDPLVRRSAPLQQAPIAGALGVAVAPQTARQLGVNTDQVTPVRVRANGAALELPLTVCSHIPAGTAWIPAGLAERAPLGPAYGTVTIEAL comes from the coding sequence ATGAGCTCCAGCGCAGAGAGCGTAGATACTGTCACCATCGAGATCGACGGTCGCTCGGTGGAGGCGCGCAAGGGTGAGCAACTGATCGAGGCGGCGGATAGGGTAGGCATCCATGTGCCGCGGTTTTGCTACCATCGCCATCTCTCAGTGGTAGCCAGCTGCCGGATGTGCCTGGTAGAGGTGGAGCGGGCCCCTAAGTTGATGCCGGCTTGCGCGACGCCGGTAGCCGATGGCATGAAGGTAACAACTCAATCGCAGCGGGTATTTAACGCCCAGCGTGGGGTAATGGAGTTCCTGCTCATCAACCACCCCCTCGACTGCCCGATCTGCGATCAGGGCGGTGAGTGTGAACTGCAGGATCAATCGGTTGGCTACGGTAGCGGGTTGTCGCGTTTTAATGAAGGTAAGCGCGTGGTTGCCGATGAGGACCTTGGTCCACTGGTAGCCACTGAGATGACCCGTTGCATCCACTGTACACGGTGTATTCGGTTTCTTGATGAGATTGCCGGAGAGCCGGATTTAGGTGGCATGAACCGCGGTGAGAAGCTGCAAATATCAACCTATACCGGTAAACACCTGCAGTCTGAACTGTCAGCTAATATCGTCGACTTGTGTCCGGTCGGGGCGCTGACCAACAAGCCTTTCCGCTTCCGTGCTCGTCCCTGGGAGTTGCTCAGCTTCCCTGCGGTATCGCCGCACGACGGCGTTGGCTCGCAGCTCCAGCTACATACATTCCAGGGTAGGGTGGTGCGGGCGGTGCCGCGGGTTTGCGATACCATCAATGAGAACTGGATCAGTGACCGTGACCGCTTTGGCATAGAGGGGCTTAACTCGCCACAACGTCTTGCTAATCCGCAGGTGAAACGCGACGGCCGCTGGCAGGAGATAGACTGGGGTGAGGCGGTAAATATCGCCGCTGCCAGGCTGCGCGAGGTGATTGATAACCATGGCCCGGAGTCGATCGGCGGGCTCATCGCCCCGAGTGCGACTCTCGAGGAACTCTACCTGGGTGGGCAACTGCTACATCAAATAGGTTCGGCCAATGTCGATCACCGGCTGCGCGAGGTCGATGTCCGCGATCAGGACTCAGCCCCGGTGTATCCCTATCTCGGCCAATCAATAGCGGATCTTCAGGACTCTGCGGCGATACTTTTGATTGGTAGTTATCCGCGTCATGAACAGCCACTGATCAACCACCGGCTGCGTAAGGCAGCGCAGGCTGGTGGTGATGTTATGGCGATCAACCCGCGCGGCTTTGACTGGAACTTTGATTTGGCAAGAGAACTCGCCGTTGCCCCCGATAAACTCCTCGCGGAGCTAGCAGGTGTGGCGCAGGCCCTAGCTGAAAAGCGCCAACAGAAGCTTCCCCAGCACCTCGGTGCTGAGATAGGCCAGATCAAGGTAACTGATGCGGCGCGAGATATAGCGCAGCGCTTGCTCGATGGCCAACAATCTAGCGTACTGCTTGGCAATCTGGCTATGAGCCATCCTCAGGCCGCTACTCTGCGGGCCCTAGGTAGCCTTATCGGTGAGTGGAGTCGATCCCGCTTTGGGGTGCTTGCAGAGGCGGCTAATAGCGTTGGTGGATGGTTAGCTGGTGCGTTGCCTCATCGCAGGGTAGGTGGTGCTAGTTCGGCAAGGCAAGGACTCGCCGCTAATCAGATGCTGCGCGCCGGTTTGCGCGCTTATCTGCTCTTTAACGTGGAGCCGGATAACGATCTATGGGATCCGGCAGCGGGCCGCGCAGCGCTGGAGCAGGCTGATCACGTGGTGGCAATAACCACCTTTGCCGATGAGCGTCTGCGCGAGGTTGCCGACCTGCTTTTGCCGGCGGCGGCGTTTGGCGAGACAGCTGGTACTTACGTCAACAATGAAGGGGCTTGGCAGAGCATTCGCGGCGTCGCCAAACCCTATGCCCAGGCTAGGCCGGGGTGGCGCATTTGGCGGGCCCTGGGTACTGTGCTTGAGTTGGATGGTTTTGATTACGAGGATATTGCCCAAGTTCATGCAGAGATAGCGGGCAAGTGTCGTGATATCACTCCCGCAGCGCAATATCCGGTAGATGCTTTGCAGGCTTCAAAACAAGCCACATCTAGTGATACTAAGCAGGACCATAAGCGGAATGAAAAGAATAAAAGCAAACAAACAAATTGCCTGGCGCTGGGAGGAGACGTGCCCATCTATTCAGGCGATCCTTTGGTTCGGCGCTCAGCGCCGCTGCAGCAGGCCCCAATAGCCGGGGCCCTGGGAGTAGCTGTCGCGCCGCAGACGGCCCGGCAGCTAGGGGTAAACACAGATCAGGTCACCCCGGTTAGGGTGCGGGCTAACGGCGCGGCACTTGAGTTGCCGCTAACCGTTTGCTCACATATCCCCGCGGGTACGGCTTGGATCCCGGCAGGGCTTGCTGAGCGGGCGCCGCTCGGCCCGGCTTACGGGACCGTGACCATAGAAGCGCTCTAG
- the nuoI gene encoding NADH-quinone oxidoreductase subunit NuoI — MRPLSDYLRSFFLVELLRGMRLTGRHFINRSITLEFPEERAPKSPRFRGHLALRRYPNGEERCIACKLCEVVCPAQAITIESHQREDGTRRTTRYEVDMFKCIYCGFCEESCPVDSIVLTRLDTYHAEQSSERVIDKQKLLHMGDQYESQIAADRAVDAPYR, encoded by the coding sequence ATGAGGCCGCTAAGCGATTACTTGCGAAGCTTTTTCCTGGTGGAGTTGTTGCGCGGGATGCGCCTTACCGGGCGGCACTTTATTAACCGCAGCATCACCCTGGAATTCCCCGAGGAGCGCGCGCCGAAGTCACCGCGCTTTAGGGGCCATCTGGCTTTGCGCCGCTATCCGAATGGCGAGGAGCGCTGCATTGCCTGCAAGCTCTGCGAAGTGGTATGTCCGGCGCAGGCAATAACCATCGAATCGCACCAGCGCGAGGATGGGACACGGCGTACAACCCGCTACGAAGTGGATATGTTCAAGTGTATCTATTGCGGTTTCTGTGAAGAGTCTTGCCCGGTAGATTCAATAGTGTTGACCCGTTTAGATACTTATCACGCTGAACAGAGTAGTGAGCGGGTGATAGATAAACAGAAGTTGCTGCATATGGGCGATCAGTATGAGAGTCAGATCGCGGCAGATCGCGCCGTCGACGCGCCATACCGATAA
- the nuoK gene encoding NADH-quinone oxidoreductase subunit NuoK, whose translation MIELSNYLILGALLFSLGVAGIFINRKNVILLLMCIELILLAVNINFIGFSAYLEDLAGQIFVFFILTVAAAEVAIGLAIVVVLFRSRGDINVAAMDAMRG comes from the coding sequence ATGATCGAGCTCTCCAATTACCTGATCCTAGGGGCACTGCTCTTCAGCCTCGGTGTGGCGGGGATCTTCATAAACCGCAAAAACGTTATTTTGTTGCTGATGTGCATTGAGCTGATTCTGCTCGCTGTGAACATCAACTTCATCGGTTTCTCCGCCTATCTTGAGGATTTGGCTGGGCAGATCTTTGTCTTCTTCATCCTCACAGTAGCGGCGGCAGAGGTTGCTATCGGGTTGGCGATAGTAGTCGTGCTCTTCAGATCACGCGGTGATATCAACGTCGCCGCCATGGATGCTATGAGGGGGTAA